The DNA segment TTGTGAGACTTCTATACTGATTTATGCCCCTTTATATCATGTGAtagttttcacttttttttcgaGAGTTGGCAACATGAAAAATGTATTAcgaattttgtttaaaaaatatgttaatgcCGAATCATTGTTAACCAATGTTAGTGTTCCTAAGGCTATATAGTTGAGCATTTGAGCTTCTACAGCCACTGAAACCTTTAACCACGCAGCTGTTTATGATTTTACCTAACTTATATCATAATTtgacaaaattaagaaattttttaccatataataataatctataATTAATACACGTTTCATATTATACCCATAAATACAGATCATTATAAATCAAATGAACTAAAATTTCCGTCACTATATTCATGAAAGGAATTCAAACACAGACGAGGAAACATCAAATATCCAATTATTAGATTCAAAGCAAAGAGCGGGAGATTTAAAATGAGAGGAAAAATTCATTTAGCATACAGTGCGTGTGGACATTAAGGAAGTAGAAGAAGACTTTATATTGGCTAAGCGAGAAGAAGAAGTGTCTGTAGATGGAAGCAAAAGAATAGATCAAAGAAAGTAGAAGAGGAGGAAGGTCGAAATGGAGAGACACAAGAGAAGCTGAAGGAACAGCTCCGCCAAGGCGCAGAGCttgatcttcttcttcatgaaaCGCTCTTTCACCAACTGAATTTTCAGGTCATGGATTTCTCTCTCCCACTTTTCCTGATATCAATTATCGATTCATGAATCAATTTGTGAGaatcagagagagagagagagagagagagagagagagagagagagagagagagagagagagagagaaggttTTTACCTGGTGTTGAGAGTTGGAGGAATTGAAGGAATGGAGAAGCAATGCAGCTTTTGCGCAGCGACGTAACGCCGCTTCTGATTTCCCGctcttttccattttctctgCAAATTGCCACCAACACTAACaaactttctcttctttttcattttcttagagTTAAATATCACTGCACTTACCTATGTTTTTCAACAAAAtcgtatttatatattttttttatttttattttaagataaatatttatactatgtTTAATCCTTGACACTCATTAATAAAACAacattcatttcttttatttttatttaaaaatatcatgttaacaaaaatttgaataaaaaattataaatagtaaataactttttcatagacaaaaaataaattatttaattgttatatattaaatatttcataaaaaataggtttttcACTAGATTGGAAATCATATAGTAATGATAAAAGAAAGTTATATTTTCatagaagaaaatattataatacaaaataaattcgtaagtttattaatatatatatatatatatatatatatatatatatataatatgattttaatcgCACTATAAATAAACATAACTTCTTCCGTTGAGTTTTCGGGAAAAAGGACACTTTGAGTTTTTTGCccgagtttttcttttttgtcagaatttagtaataaatatgTCACCGTGTCATTCTCTGAATGAAGtctaaaaaatatgaataataacaTAGTCAAAGTGGCCAGATTTATGAGTAAATCATCTTTTAAACTATCATTCCACATATTGATTTGATTAACTCAACTGCAATTCAACTTTGAGTGAAActgataatagtaataaaatt comes from the Vigna radiata var. radiata cultivar VC1973A chromosome 2, Vradiata_ver6, whole genome shotgun sequence genome and includes:
- the LOC106779726 gene encoding uncharacterized protein LOC106779726; amino-acid sequence: MEKSGKSEAALRRCAKAALLLHSFNSSNSQHQEKWEREIHDLKIQLVKERFMKKKIKLCALAELFLQLLLCLSISTFLLFYFL